CGAGCTGCGCTACACCCTCGAATCCAGGCTGCACGTCCTGCCGAGCTTCGCCACCGTCGCCGGCGCGGGCTCACCGGGCGTGATCAGCGGCCTCTCCATGCCGGGCGTCGACGTCAACCTCGCGCACGTCCTGCACGGCGGCCAGAGCCTCCAACTGCACCGCCCGATCCCGGTCGAGGGCACGGCGCTCGCCACCGGGCGCATCGCGGCCGTGTACGACAAGGGCAAGGCCGCGATCCTCGTCATGCGCACCGAGGTCACCGACGCCGAGGGCCCGCTCTGGACGAACGACGCCCAGATCTTCGTACGAGGAGAAGGCGGCTGGGGAGGGGACAGGGGACCGTCCACGCGCCTCGAACCGCCGGCCGGCGAGCCCGACAGGACCGTCGAGCGCCCGATCCGCGAGGACCAGGCCCTGCTCTACCGGCTGTCCGGTGACTGGAACCCGCTGCACGCCGACCCCGAGTTCGCCAAACTCGCCGGGTTCGACCGGCCGATCCTGCACGGGCTGTGCACGTACGGCATGACGCTCAAGGCAGTCGTCGACACGGTTCTCGGCGGCGATGTGGCCCGCGTCCGCTCGTACTCCACACGCTTCGCCGGTGTCGTCTTCCCCGGCGAGACCCTGCGCATCCGGATGTGGGTGCGGGACGGCGGGGTCCGGGTGGCGGTGAGCGCGGGCATGGGGGTCCCCCCGCTCGAGCGAAGCCGAGAGTGGGGGAGGGACGACGCGCCGGTCCTCGCCGACACCGTCGTCGAGCACGCCTGACCGTCGTACGCAGCTGTCGTACACAGCCGTAGCACGCCTGACCGTCGTACGGACCGTCCTGAGGGGAGCCGCACCATGCGCGCAGCCGTACAGCACGAGATAGGGCAGGACAAACTCGATGTCCACGACGACGTCGAGGCGGTGGGCTTCGGGCCCGGCAAGGTCAGGATCCGGGTGCGGGCCACCGGGCTGTGCCACTCGGACCTCTCCGCGATGAACGGCGTGCTGCCGCAGCCCGCGCCGTTCGTGCCCGGACACGAGGGCGCCGGCGAGATCATCGACGTCGGCGACGGCGTCAGCAACGTGAAGACCGGCGACCGCGTCGTCGTCTGCTGGCTGCCGGCCTGCGGGGCCTGTCCCGCCTGCAAGCGCGGCCAGACGGAACTGTGCCTGGCCGGGTTCATGAACGCGGGCACCCCCAACTTCAAGCGGCCCGGCGGTGACGTCTTCGGTTTCGCGGGCACCGGCACCTTCACCGAGGAGGTCGTCGTCGACGCGGGCTGCGCGGTCCCCATCCCCGACGACGTGCCCTACGACATCGCGGCCCTCATCGGCTGCGGAGTGACCACGGGCCTGGGCGCCGCCCTCAACACCGCGGACGTGGACGCCGGTTCGTCGGTCGCCGTCATCGGCTGCGGCGGTGTCGGCATCTCCGCGATCCAGGGCGCACGGCTCAAGGGCGCCGCCGAGATCGTCGCCGTCGACCCGGTCGCCTCGCGCCGCGAGGCCGCGCTCACGTTCGGTGCCACGAAGGCGGTTTCGCCGGACGGACTGCCCGACGCCAAGCAGCAGGTCACCGGCGGCGAGGGCTTCGACTACGTCTTCGAGGTCGTCGGCAAGTCGGCCACGGCACGGACGGCGTACGAGAACACTCGGCGCGGCGGCACGCTCGTCGTCGTCGGCGCGGGCGCCCTGGACGACTTCCTGCAGCTCAACATGTTCGAGCTGTTCTTCGACGAGAAGCGGATCCTGCCCTCGATGTACGGCGGCGGGGACGTCCTGCGGTCGTACGAGCGGACCATCGCCCTGTGGCGCGCGGGCCGCATCGACCTGGAGGGCCTGATCACCCACCGGGTACCGCTCGCCGAGATCAACGAGGCCCTCGACCAGATGCGTACGGGCACCGCGCTGCGTACGTGCATCGAGATCTGACCCCGACGACCCTGGTGAAGGACAGACCTTGATGTCACTGCCACTTGAAGGGCTGAGCGCGATCGTCACCGGTGCGGGACGCGGGCTCGGACGGGCCGAGGCGCTCGAACTCGCCCGGCTCGGAGCGGCCGTCGTCGTCAACGACTACGGCCGCTCCGGGCGGGACGGCACCGGCGAGGCGTCCGCCATGCCCGCCGAGGAGGTCGTCGCCGAGATCCGCGCGGCCGGCGGCCGGGCCGTCGCCGACACCGGGGATGTCGCCGACCACGAACAGGCCCGCGCGCTGGTCGAGTTGGCGGTCGCCGAGTTCGGGAAGCTCGACATCCTGGTCAACAACGCGGGCATCCTGCGCGACCGGATGGTGTTCTCGATGTCCGAGGACGAGTGGGACACGGTCATCCGGGTCCATCTCAAAGGCCACTTCAACACGACCCACTTCGCGTCCGTGCACTGGCGGACGCGTTCCAAGGCGGCCGGCGCGCCCGTGTACGGGCGGATCGTGAACACCTCGTCGGAGGCGTTCCTCGCGGGGTCCGCCGGACAGCCCAACTACGCGGCCGCCAAAGGCGGGATCGTCGGGCTGACGACATCGACCGCGCTGGCGCTCGCGAAATACGGCGCCACGGCGAATGTCATCTGTCCGCGGGCCCGGACCCGTATGACCAATGACGTGTTCGCAGGAATCGGTGAGCCCGCGGAAGGGCTGGATCCGCTCGCCCCGGGGCATGTCGCCCCGCTCGTCGGCTACTTGGCCTCGCCCGCCGCCGCGCATGTCAACGGCCAGTTCCTCGTCGTGCACGGCGGCATGGTCGCGATCGTCGAACGCCCGTGGGTGGCCGCCAAGTTCGACACCAAGCAGGACGTCTTCACGTACGACGAACTGGACGCGCTGCTCACCCCGCACTACGCCGACCGCCCGAAGGGGGAGACGTTCGCGGCGGTGGAGGTGCTGGGGCTCAGGCACGACCGGGAGAGCTCTCACCGCTGAGGAGGCGTCCGTCCGTCGACAGGGGCGGGTGCGTCAGCTGCGGCAGATAGTGCCGGAAGAAGAGTTCGGCCACGAGCTCGCGGCGGCCGCGCACCTCGGGCGCGCGGCGAAAGCACGCTCGCAGTGCGCGAGCGGGGCCGTGATGCCTGTTTCGACGTGCCGTCAGGCCGTGCTGCCCTGGCCGAACTGGCCGTTCTCATCCCTTCGGTCGCCCTGGCCGGACGGCTTGCGGTGGCGGCCCTGTGGCCTCGCCGCGTCGTCACGGCCGACGACCGGGCCGCGGTGCCTTCCGTGCCCCTCGTTTCCCTGGGTCCCCTGGGCGTTGGTGGCGGGCGGTTCCGTCGTGCTGGCGTCGTTCATCTGAAGTGTTCACCCCGTATGCAAGATCCTTCTTTACAGCCGGGGGATTCTAACTGCCGGTCATCGCGGGGGTGTGGGCGGCGGACTTGTTCTTCGGTGCCGGTCGGGCCGGGGAGGGAAGTCGGCCGTTCACCGGGGAGGGGAGCGGGCCGTTCACCGGGTAGGGGAGCCGACCGTTCAACGGTGACTGCTGGAGGGGTACCGGGCGTACGGGTAACCGGCCCTCGGGGCCCTGACCGGGCTTCCGGTGCTCTCGGCCAGGGCCCCCTTCCCCCGCCCCCGTGGGTGCTCCGACCCGAGCCACGCCGCACGCCACCACCCCCGTCGCGTACGGCAGTTGGAGCACCCCCTCTCTGGTCCACAGGCCGGTTCCCGCCAACCAGCCCTCGGGGGCCGGGAGATGGTGGACCTGGCGTTCGGCGGGGCGCCAGACGCCCAGCCAGGTGCCGTCCGGGCCGTCGATGCGCAGGGCGACCGCGCAGGTCTCCGGGGTCAGGACCTGGCCCGGCTGGATCGCGAAGGGTGTCAGCGCGCAGTCCGTCGCGCGCAGGCACTCCGGGAAGCGGACCGGCAGCGTGCTGCCGAGGACGCCCCAGCCGAGGCGGTCGTGGCCCGGGGACGGGGCGTCCGAGCGGATGAGGAGGAGTCCGCTGTCGGCGTCCGCGAGGAGCAGGCGGTCGTTGCTGTGCTCGGCGATCTGGAGGAGCGGCGAGACCTCGCCGCCGCGCTCCAGGTCGACGACGACCGTCTTGGTGCGGCCGTCCTGGAAGCGGTCCAGGGCCAGCAGGCGGCCGGTGTCGTCCAGCCACACCCCGCCCGAGCAGCGGCCCGGCACCTCGGCCAGGTGTTCGGGGCCGAACGCGCCGCCCGCCACCAGCCACACCGCCGTGGAGCCACGGCCCACGGCGAGGGCGTACGCGTGTGTTCCGGCCCGGGAGGGCGGCAGCAGCCGCAGCCGGGTGCCTTCGTCGGGGCACTCCACCGCGCCGAGCGGCAGCTCGCCGGTGCCGGGCCCGGTCGGGTAGAGGAGGGAGAACGCGTGGCGTCCGTCCACCACGCGGTGGATCAGCACCCTTCCATCCGTCAGCGGCAGCACCTCGGTGCCGGGCTCCTCCGGCTGGTGGGAGGGCAGAGGTACGGCGTACGGCTCGGGGCCGTCCACTGTCCAGCGCTCCGGGTACCAGCACTCGCCGTCGAGGGCGAGGCGCGCCGCGTACGTGCCGTCAGCGGTGATCACACAGGCGGGACGCGGGGGCCACTTGTGCTCGTACTGCTCGTGCTGCTCGTCGTCGTGCCCGTCGTGCTCGTCGTGCTCGTTCTCCGCCGCGGGCTCCGCCGTGGACTCCGTCGCACAGGCCGTCATCGTTCGGTCACCTCCTGCGACGAAATTAGTTTTCGCACGCACAGACGTGGGACCGACAGGCGGCCGCTTCACACATAAGGGTGGCCATGTCGGGATTCGCCTGAGGAAACGGGGGAGGGTGTGCTGAAGGATGGTGGGGAGACGGGGGTGGGGTACGAGGGACAGCCCCCGGTCGCCACGTGTGCCCTGGTCGACCGGTCCGTGCCCGGTGTGACCTGCCACGGCTGGTCGGGCACGGACATAAGGCGGGTAGCCTAATGCCGTGCCCCGTCTGTCTGAAGTCATCGCCGCGCTCGACGCTCTCTGGCCCCCTGAGAGGGCCGAGGGATGGGACGCGGTCGGCACGGTCTGCGGTGACCCCGACCAGGACGTCACCCGTGTCCTGATCGCCGTCGACCCTGTCCAGGACGTCGTCGACGAGGCGGTGAAGCTGGGCGCCGACCTGCTGGTCACCCACCACCCGCTCTATCTGCGCGGTACGACGACGGTGGCGGCCGCCACCTTCAAGGGCCGGGCCGTGCACACCCTCATCAAGAACGACATCGCGCTGCACGTCGCGCACACCAACGCCGACCGCGCCGATCCGGGAGTCTCCGACGCCCTCGCGGGCGCGCTCGACCTCCGTGTCGTACGTCCCCTCGTGCCGGACCCGACCGACCCGGACGGCCGCCGTGGCCTGGGCCGCGTCTGCGAGCTGGACCACCCGCTGACCGTCCGCGAGCTGGCCGTGCGTGCCGCCGAGCGGCTGCCCGCCACCGCGCAGGGCATCCGCGTCGCGGGCGACCCCGAGGCGCTCGTACGGACCGTCGCGGTCAGCGGCGGCTCCGGCGACAGCCTCCTGGACGACGTACGCGCCGCCGGCGTGGACGCCTTCCTCACCGCGGACCTGCGTCACCACCCGGCCTCAGAGTTCATCGCGGATCGCGCTCACAGCCCTCTCGCGCTGCTCGACGCGGCGCACTGGGCCACCGAGTGGCCCTGGTGCGAGCTGGCCGCCGCCCAGCTCGACGAGATCTCCGACCGGCACGGATGGGGACTTCGCGTCCACGTCTCCAAGACGGTCACCGACCCCTGGACCGCCCACGCGGCCTCCCCTACCGACACATCAGGAGCCCCCAACTGAACGCCGCGCCCGCCGACCAGATCCGACTTCTCGACGTCCAGGCCCTCGACGTACGCCTGCAGCAGCTGGCGCACAAGCGGAGGTCGCTGCCCGAGCACGCCGAGATCGAGTCGCTGAACAAGGACCTCACGCAGCTGCGCGACCTGCTCGTCGCCGCGCAGACCGAAGAGAGCGACTGCGCCCGCGAGCAGACCAAGGCGGAGCAGGACGTCGACCAGGTGCGCCAGCGTGCCGTCCGCGACCAGCAGCGCCTGGACTCGGGTGCCGTCACCTCGCCCAAGGACCTGGAGAACCTCCAGCGCGAGATCACCTCCCTCGCCAAGCGCCAGGGTGACCTGGAGGACGTCGTCCTCGAGGTCATGGAGCGCCGGGAGTCCGCGCAGGAGCGCGTCGCCGAGCTGACTGGGCGGGTCTCCTCCGTCGAGTCGAAGATCGACGATGCGACGGCGCGCCGGGACGCCGCCTTCGAGCAGTTCGACGGCGAGGCGGCCACCGCGACGAAGGAGCGCGAGGTCATCGCGGGCACCATTCCCGCCGACCTGCTGAAGCTCTACGACAAGCTGCGCGAGCAGCAGGGCGGCGTCGGCGCGGCCCGGCTCTACCAGCGCCGCTGCGAGGGCTGCCGCCTCGAGCTCAACATCACCGAGGTCAACGAGGTGAAGGCGGCCTCCCCGGACACCGTGCTGCGCTGCGAGAACTGCCGCCGCATCCTGGTGCGCACGTCCGAGTCCGGTCTGTAAGCCAGTAAGTCTGATCCGAAGCCAGTCAGTCTGTTCCGGTCTGTAAGCCCGTGAGTCTGTAAGGGGCCTGTCGCGTGCGGGAGTTCATCGTCGAGGCCGACGGCGGTTCCCGGGGCAACCCGGGGCTCGCGGGCTACGGCTCCGTGGTCATCGACGCGGCCACGGGGGAGACGCTGGTGGAGCGCGCCGAGTACCTCGGCGTCGCCACCAACAACGTCGCGGAGTACCGAGGGCTGGTGGCGGGCCTGCGCGCGGCCCGCGAACTGGACCCGTCCGCCTCGGTCCGCGTCCGCATGGACTCCAAGCTCGTCGTCGAGCAGATGTCCGGCCGCTGGAAGATCAAGCACCCGGACATGAAGCCGCTGGCCGCCGAGGCGTCCCGCGTCTTCCCGCCCACCCAGGTCACGTACGAGTGGATTCCGCGCGACCGGAACAAGCACGCCGACCGGCTCGCCAACGAGGCGATGGACGCGGGGCGGCGCGGGGAGGCATGGTCACCGTCGGCGTCGACGGCGGAACTGGACGCGCGGGCGGCACGATCGGCGGTGCCCGAGCCGTCGGGTCCGCCCGGGGACGCGGCGGCGGGTGCGGCGAAGGCCCGCGCGGCACTGGCCGAGGGGCGGGCCCCCGTTGCCGCGCGGCCCCGCGGCGGAGCCGCGAAGGCCGAAGCCGACGTGCGGGCCGCAGGGAACGTGGCGACCGGGCCGAGTGAGGCACCCCCCGGCGAAGCCGGGACGACCCCGGCCCCGGCCGTCGGATGGGGCGCATCCCCTGACCTCGGCGCTCCCGCCACCTTCGTCCTGCTGCGCCACGGCGAGACCCCGCTGACCCCGCAGAAGCGGTTCTCGGGGAGCGGCGGAAGCGATCCGTCGCTGTCGGACGTGGGACGGGAACAGGCCGAGCGGGTCGCGGCGGCGCTTGCCGCGCGCGGCACGATCCAGGCGATCGTGTCGTCGCCGCTCACCCGGACCCGGGAGACCGCGGGAGCCATCGCCGCCCGCCTCGGGCTCGACGTGGTCGTCGAGGAAGGGCTGCGCGAGACGGACTTCGGGGCGTGGGAAGGGCTGACGTTCGGCGAGGTGCGGGAGCGCTACCCCGACGACCTCGACGCCTGGCTCGCCTCGCCGAAGGCCGAACCGACCGGTGGCGGCGAGAGTTTCGCGGCGACCGCCCGTCGCATAGCGGCCACCCGCGACAAGCTGACGGCCGCGTACGCGGGCCGCACCGTGCTGCTCGTCTCGCACGTCACCCCGATCAAGACCCTCG
This genomic interval from Streptomyces dengpaensis contains the following:
- a CDS encoding Zn-dependent alcohol dehydrogenase, with the protein product MRAAVQHEIGQDKLDVHDDVEAVGFGPGKVRIRVRATGLCHSDLSAMNGVLPQPAPFVPGHEGAGEIIDVGDGVSNVKTGDRVVVCWLPACGACPACKRGQTELCLAGFMNAGTPNFKRPGGDVFGFAGTGTFTEEVVVDAGCAVPIPDDVPYDIAALIGCGVTTGLGAALNTADVDAGSSVAVIGCGGVGISAIQGARLKGAAEIVAVDPVASRREAALTFGATKAVSPDGLPDAKQQVTGGEGFDYVFEVVGKSATARTAYENTRRGGTLVVVGAGALDDFLQLNMFELFFDEKRILPSMYGGGDVLRSYERTIALWRAGRIDLEGLITHRVPLAEINEALDQMRTGTALRTCIEI
- a CDS encoding zinc ribbon domain-containing protein produces the protein MNAAPADQIRLLDVQALDVRLQQLAHKRRSLPEHAEIESLNKDLTQLRDLLVAAQTEESDCAREQTKAEQDVDQVRQRAVRDQQRLDSGAVTSPKDLENLQREITSLAKRQGDLEDVVLEVMERRESAQERVAELTGRVSSVESKIDDATARRDAAFEQFDGEAATATKEREVIAGTIPADLLKLYDKLREQQGGVGAARLYQRRCEGCRLELNITEVNEVKAASPDTVLRCENCRRILVRTSESGL
- a CDS encoding MaoC/PaaZ C-terminal domain-containing protein; protein product: MPIDAAKAVAAEPRTEEISWTHKDVQLYHLGLGAGAHPDKESPATDPDELRYTLESRLHVLPSFATVAGAGSPGVISGLSMPGVDVNLAHVLHGGQSLQLHRPIPVEGTALATGRIAAVYDKGKAAILVMRTEVTDAEGPLWTNDAQIFVRGEGGWGGDRGPSTRLEPPAGEPDRTVERPIREDQALLYRLSGDWNPLHADPEFAKLAGFDRPILHGLCTYGMTLKAVVDTVLGGDVARVRSYSTRFAGVVFPGETLRIRMWVRDGGVRVAVSAGMGVPPLERSREWGRDDAPVLADTVVEHA
- a CDS encoding 3-oxoacyl-ACP reductase, coding for MSLPLEGLSAIVTGAGRGLGRAEALELARLGAAVVVNDYGRSGRDGTGEASAMPAEEVVAEIRAAGGRAVADTGDVADHEQARALVELAVAEFGKLDILVNNAGILRDRMVFSMSEDEWDTVIRVHLKGHFNTTHFASVHWRTRSKAAGAPVYGRIVNTSSEAFLAGSAGQPNYAAAKGGIVGLTTSTALALAKYGATANVICPRARTRMTNDVFAGIGEPAEGLDPLAPGHVAPLVGYLASPAAAHVNGQFLVVHGGMVAIVERPWVAAKFDTKQDVFTYDELDALLTPHYADRPKGETFAAVEVLGLRHDRESSHR
- a CDS encoding bifunctional RNase H/acid phosphatase, translating into MREFIVEADGGSRGNPGLAGYGSVVIDAATGETLVERAEYLGVATNNVAEYRGLVAGLRAARELDPSASVRVRMDSKLVVEQMSGRWKIKHPDMKPLAAEASRVFPPTQVTYEWIPRDRNKHADRLANEAMDAGRRGEAWSPSASTAELDARAARSAVPEPSGPPGDAAAGAAKARAALAEGRAPVAARPRGGAAKAEADVRAAGNVATGPSEAPPGEAGTTPAPAVGWGASPDLGAPATFVLLRHGETPLTPQKRFSGSGGSDPSLSDVGREQAERVAAALAARGTIQAIVSSPLTRTRETAGAIAARLGLDVVVEEGLRETDFGAWEGLTFGEVRERYPDDLDAWLASPKAEPTGGGESFAATARRIAATRDKLTAAYAGRTVLLVSHVTPIKTLVRLALGAPPESMFRMELSAASLSAVAYYADGNASVRLFNDTSHLR
- a CDS encoding Nif3-like dinuclear metal center hexameric protein, coding for MPRLSEVIAALDALWPPERAEGWDAVGTVCGDPDQDVTRVLIAVDPVQDVVDEAVKLGADLLVTHHPLYLRGTTTVAAATFKGRAVHTLIKNDIALHVAHTNADRADPGVSDALAGALDLRVVRPLVPDPTDPDGRRGLGRVCELDHPLTVRELAVRAAERLPATAQGIRVAGDPEALVRTVAVSGGSGDSLLDDVRAAGVDAFLTADLRHHPASEFIADRAHSPLALLDAAHWATEWPWCELAAAQLDEISDRHGWGLRVHVSKTVTDPWTAHAASPTDTSGAPN